A region of the Culex quinquefasciatus strain JHB chromosome 1, VPISU_Cqui_1.0_pri_paternal, whole genome shotgun sequence genome:
CGGAGGAGGACGGTGAGGAGCAGGTTTGTTGCTGCCGCCGGAGGGCTTCGAGATGAAGTTGTCGACGTTTTCTTCGTACTCAAGCTGGGAAGCAAACAGCACTTTCGGATCGCGAACCGGTTTGGCCGGAATCCACGGAGGTTGCGAAGCTGGAGGTCGCTCCGAATCGCCCACAAACACGGACAGGGCTACGTTGAAGCCGTGCGGTACGTGTTCCACGTCCGGGACGTCGTCCAGCTCGGTCTTGCTGAAGTTGATTAGTGTTTCCTCCTCCGGAATGTAACCAGTATTGAGCTGGAATTGACAAATTTTCAATCCCTGGGGACGGCCCATTCCCCCGAGGGCGTTTCGAGCGTGGTACAGCGTAACCGTAACGTCTCCACAAACCGTCACATTGAGCGCAAGCGTAATTTTCCCCTCGTGAGCTCCATACAACCGCATCCGTTCGTACTCTTGCAGTGTGCTGAACAAAATCCGATCGCCGGAAGCCACCTCAATGTAGATGCGACACCCATCACGGGCCTTGGTCATCCGCGGCACCGGATTCAGCGTGACGGAAACCAGCGTAACCGGGTTGTAGTGCGGCAAGTGGGGCACCGACCGAACAACATCTCCCAGATAGTACAGATAGCGCAACTCCGAAGCTCGCATGTTGGGCGGAGTTCGCTTCACGGCGAAGATCTGCATGGCGTCCTCCGGCTCAGCGCACAGTCCACTGTACACTAGCAGGGCGCAAACCATGGTTGCCGCGAGGGCCTTCCCGCCGTCAGGACTCTGGATGACAATTACGGTTTTTGGATCGGCATTCAAGAAGCCGTACATATCTTCAGCCAGAGCGTACAATCCGGCCAGGGTCGGTGCCTTGTACGAGGGTGGAACCGGCGAATATATAAAGTTGCCCTCAACCGTGCGCACCGGAGGCGGTATCCGCGGACAGCTACGAGGACCCAAGTTGTAGATGCTGATCTTCGTCGGCAGATAGCGACTCTCCAGATAGATCTTCACATCTTCGATGTGGTTCGTCCGGTAGGTCGATTCCAACCCCTCCGAAGGACACGGCATGACCAGGATACGCTGCGTAATGCAGCTAATGTCCAGGTCGGTTCGAGCGATGCTCTGCTGAACCGTTTGCATGACCTTCGACGAAGTGTCCTTCAAGTTCTTCAAGAAACTTCCAGCGCCACCCTTAATCGATGAAAACAATCCGCCACCAGCTCCTACCATTCCCGGAGCCACCGCCGGTTGGGGCTGAGGATAATGATGAACAGGAGCCGATCCCACAACCGGCGGTGGCGGCCTTACCGGATCCGGTGGTCTTTGAGGATTTCTTCGCTCCTGCGGTGGCGGCCCGGCACTTCCTGCCATTGGTGCCGGTCTTGGCGGCGCAGGTCGCGCCGGTGGAACGTGATTTGCCGGCACCACATCCGGTTGGTGGTGCATCGGACTCGGAACGGGCGTCGGTCCGCTCGGCGGAGTATTCAACGGCTTACCGCTCAACGCAAGCGGCGCTTTCAACGGCCAGCCCTTCGTTTCCGCGATCGCGGCCAAACGGTCCAACACCATCGAAATGTCAAATCGCTTCACCGGATCAACCTGGAAGCATCCGCGGATGATGTCGTTGAAGCACGCGTACCGCGAGTCATTCGGAATGGTATAATTTGCGTTGATGATCCGCAGCTTGGCCGAATCCTCAAACGGGTGCTTCCGGTAGCACAAGCAGAACAAAATACAACCCAACGCCCAAATGTCTGTCTTCACCCCAATCGGGTAATTTGCCCACGTGTCCAACTGCTCCGGCGATCGATACATCGGTGTCGTACACCGCCCCAAATGATCCTCCAGCATGTCCCGCTGGTGCGCATTCCAGCTCACATCCGGCGCATAAGTGTCCGTCGAGGCCGACCCAAAGTCACACAACTTCAACAGCCCATCACCGCCCAGCAGAAAATTCTCCACCTTAATGTCCCGATGGTTGATCGGCACCGTCTGTTGGTGCAAGTGCGCAACCGCCTTACAAGCCTGGTAAAACACACGCAGCACCGTATCCGGCGCCAGCTCCTTCTCCAAACAGTCGTACAGCGATCCGCCCTTGCACAGTTCCGTCACGAGCAAATATTCCGCCCGCTTGGCCGCCCCAGCATTCTGCGTGCGGTCAATGAACGAAGCCGCCACAAAGCGAATAATGTTCGGATGGCCCGAGACCTGCTTGAGCGTGTTGATCTCGCGGATTATGTTGTTGCACTCTTCCTTGTCGGCACCGAGCAGCCGCTTCAGCGCGTACTCGTTCCCGCTGGCGGTGTCCTGGGCGACAAAGACGAACGCGAAGCCGCCTGGAATGAGTGGAATATGTTTTGATTAGAAATTGAACAAAACCAATTTGGGACCATTGGGACCACGCCCCAtacaacaaagttttttttttgtatggacaattgtctacGAGACGGAGGGGGGAGGGcgttgagatttcaaaaaaaaagtgtccacgtggtttgtggatggtcccttcctCAGCTCATTGTAGTAAACCATCAGCACACGGCGGGGTTTAATCCCCCGTCCTTCGAATAGAATTTTATTGACGACTAAAAACCATTTGCAGGTGGTTTTGCTACAGACATAACCAGTTTGACAAAGAAGATTGTTGGAGCAAGCAGTCTGTCGAGttcagaaatttgttttttttttttttagttttgtaagAAATGTTATACTGTTTCCATTTAAGCTCatgaattgaaaacaaaaaaaatattgcaaataaattaaaaaaaaaaatcctgcttttgaaaatataagcaaaaaattaatttaaccaaaaaaaatgtgcagGACGTTATAttacacatgaccaatatgacaaataactttgtacaaagctctcgaaatatttttttatgaaatttaaaatagttgCAACTGTCAAACTGCTTACATGccctttttttttgtctgactcagtcgccagccagcgacaagttaagacgtgttttgctcgtgttgtcatctcgcgtgcttgaaagtttttgacagatggaggtggaagaatcctccgaggaggaagattttcgtcccgtccgcgggaatcggaagcggaagaagtccagcgaggtcactggaatcggcatcgaaggagaaaaagttgagaagaccctgctcaacaacaacaagttcagcccgctagcggataacaaaaacaacaacaatgccagcccagcaggaggaaaggacgccccggcggttccaccacccggccagtcggcaggtaaacaaaagcaaccacctttggtggtgaagaacaccacggatttttacaagctcgtggcgatagtggaaagttgtaaattaggttttaaaccgatttacaaactaacccgatttggaaccaaggtgacctgcttctctgtcaaagattttgacaagttgcaagagctactcaagaagaagaaagtggaattctacacccacgatcggcggagcgaacgaaatcatcgggtagttcttcgtggttttcctgatgaactgaaaccggacgaggtcaagtatcGCCTggagagggatctcaagctggacgcgctggaggtgcatgccatcaagcggaaggaaaagtccaccgtggacgaaattccgtacattgtggtcttccccaagggatacactaatcttaagaagctctctgcaatgaaggttgtggcaagcactatcatccggtgggaggcctaccggaacaagcggccgaacgtgacccagtgcaggaactgcttgcagctgggtcatggaaccaggaactgtcacctgaacggcaggtgcaacaactgtgggggtccccacaagacggacgagtgcaaagtccaagaagccgagccgaagcggtgtgccaactgctctggagcccacgaagccacggaccgcagctgccctaagcgtgcggacttcatccggaggcgccagcaggcgtcgaaaccgaaaccgccggcaaggaaggcggagaagcagagtccagcagttccggcgtttactCCGGCGGAGTTCCCTTCGCTGCccggcgcagttccggacggaaaatccaaggatcgctctcgtcccgcaggaagcagccaaggtggcccccgagacggtggagccacggagaaggaagccggggaggtactctacagttcggctgagctgtgggggattttctccgagtacatcggcaggtttaagacctgcaagacccgcttggaccaagtaaccctcgtcagttacatgatctccaagtatggaatttaaggagcttttttttttttttgttattatatattgttttactgatcctcggtcccaacctggtcacagcacctaaaaggacctaataaaaataagttaagaaaaaaaaaatgcccttTTTTGACAACCTGGGGACCGTCTTCAGTGAAATTCTGATCGACAATGAAACCTCCAGAGGCCATTTGTTAGCttatatcgagaaattaaaagtgagagtgtgtgcgtgcaacatggagttaaacttttcgaagtgccatgggaaccttcacagcaactgcacagaaagtttaactccatgttgcacacactctcacttttaatttctcgatagtatCACACGGCATGTTGCTACTTCCGCGCAAAAGAAAACTGTTGCGTTGCAGACATCGTTGGGATGTAAGATTCAAGTACCTAGAATGTCACACCTAGAGCTTGCGATGGAACGCGCGACATCTTCAAAAGTTGGAGATTCACACCGTAAACAGTCCGCTTACGATAaagttcttttcaaaaataccacTAAAGAACATCCCTACCGGAGAGCCACGAGCATAAACGCAATCCACCCCCGCAGcataagcaaaacaaaacaaatgccACGCATAATGAGAAAGTTGGAACCAAGAACAGAACAACAGAGAGAAAGAAAGTACAGGTGGTGGGAGAGAACTCTCCACAAGTTGTGCTTGACGTTTGGCAAGTGCGTGCGTATTTGGAGAGATTTTTACGCGACGCGAGTGTGCTGAGTTGAAGAAAACAGTGAGGAAAACGAAGAAAAGAACCGTAACATGACAGGAGGGTGGAATAAATGAGTAGGCGAGTTTCTGggaaaaaaattgatgtttccatccaaattttgatttgGAAATGGTTCCTCTCGCTAAGCGATCGA
Encoded here:
- the LOC6040685 gene encoding cyclin-G-associated kinase, with product MSDFLKSALGYFNAGPVVGGNGGGGQDNEFVGQIVEVGTVKLRIKRVIAEGGFAFVFVAQDTASGNEYALKRLLGADKEECNNIIREINTLKQVSGHPNIIRFVAASFIDRTQNAGAAKRAEYLLVTELCKGGSLYDCLEKELAPDTVLRVFYQACKAVAHLHQQTVPINHRDIKVENFLLGGDGLLKLCDFGSASTDTYAPDVSWNAHQRDMLEDHLGRCTTPMYRSPEQLDTWANYPIGVKTDIWALGCILFCLCYRKHPFEDSAKLRIINANYTIPNDSRYACFNDIIRGCFQVDPVKRFDISMVLDRLAAIAETKGWPLKAPLALSGKPLNTPPSGPTPVPSPMHHQPDVVPANHVPPARPAPPRPAPMAGSAGPPPQERRNPQRPPDPVRPPPPVVGSAPVHHYPQPQPAVAPGMVGAGGGLFSSIKGGAGSFLKNLKDTSSKVMQTVQQSIARTDLDISCITQRILVMPCPSEGLESTYRTNHIEDVKIYLESRYLPTKISIYNLGPRSCPRIPPPVRTVEGNFIYSPVPPSYKAPTLAGLYALAEDMYGFLNADPKTVIVIQSPDGGKALAATMVCALLVYSGLCAEPEDAMQIFAVKRTPPNMRASELRYLYYLGDVVRSVPHLPHYNPVTLVSVTLNPVPRMTKARDGCRIYIEVASGDRILFSTLQEYERMRLYGAHEGKITLALNVTVCGDVTVTLYHARNALGGMGRPQGLKICQFQLNTGYIPEEETLINFSKTELDDVPDVEHVPHGFNVALSVFVGDSERPPASQPPWIPAKPVRDPKVLFASQLEYEENVDNFISKPSGGSNKPAPHRPPPARPPAPPSPQPARATPPIKIQDVPAAGSIPTDVDLLNISASQQKKVEEAPPPAEQTTFDLLGGFAAPVIDAAPATGSDQPTAGIDDIFGNFESAPGCGPAPLQSSKSGSELNGLNLNFDNFGGVAQPAAASGPNGTNNQFNNSFGFDPFAGISASAFHSSHQPQQPQPQPQQPQQPASKDPFADIGNLAAGLGATGPGGWGKPPPTTTPSPRSTQFSSPTHQFSGASTANPSPRAPSTPSHQQQQMRSPNSDPQRAADYSRSHFDQSKPAANGNGGANGGGAKEKPGDIFGDILGSQGYSFGNMRNQGPRTINDMRKEEQIKEMDPERLKLMEWTEGKKANIRALLCTVHTILWPGAKWTKCEMHQLVSAADVKKAYRKACLAVHPDKHTGTDNESMAKLIFMELNNAWSEFENDATQQNLFAN